The Styela clava chromosome 13, kaStyClav1.hap1.2, whole genome shotgun sequence genome has a window encoding:
- the LOC120333421 gene encoding autocrine proliferation repressor protein A-like → MEGMSFIGLTVIFAIISTSCGTPLDDYVFRDDGYYKYEVIDKWTNKAPGVTSYLLNMTSQRWLTDDDVTRSIWWHDLIVNIPDTFDARMKDSAYMLIEGGSNSGGLPSTTDDFFTEMQMIASTTKSVTALLRQVPNQSLVFKKDILQRSRTEDEIIAYTWRHFIDDPSEPYWLLRMPMTKAAVKAMDTITDFVNKTRGQEVSKFCVGGASKRGWTTWTTGAVDSKRVTCITPIVLDVLNMVENLHHHYRAYGGWSFALGDYFFANVTADLDNPNTQKMADIVDPYSYRDRLTMPKMVISMGGDEFFLPDDSHYYLKDMEGPTYVNMVPNDEHEFHGHDLQVFNNIRSFYVSVMGGYKIPKVAWTLQTTPTGGGSIDVTTDTKPVRVSAWTATTLSQDRRDFRLNILDPKDSLNGPIPQNVMWIGSDVTTISETHFSHSVDKPEKGWTAFFIQLGFLGPNGTIFECTTETNIAPNTFPFEDCHGVGCTGFLL, encoded by the exons ATGGAAGGAATGAGTTTTATCGGTCTTACG GTGATCTTTGCTATAATTTCAACCAGCTGCGGAACACCACTAGATGATTACGTATTCAGAGATGATGGGTATTACAAGTATGAAGTCATTGACAAATGGACCAACAAAGCCCCTGGTGTGACGTCATACTTATTGAACATGACCTCACAGCGATGGTTAACAG ATGACGATGTCACAAGATCCATATGGTGGCATGATCTGATTGTGAATATCCCTGATACGTTTGATGCCCGGATGAAAGACAGCGCGTACATGCTCATTGAAGGAGGCTCTAATTCGGGAGGTTTGCCCTCAACAACAGACGATTTCTTTACTGAAATGCAAATGATTGCTTCCACGACAAAAAG TGTCACTGCATTGTTGCGTCAAGTTCCAAATCAGAGTCTTGTTTTCAAAAAAGATATACTTCAGAGATCCCGTACGGAAGACGAAATTATTGCCTATACATGGAG GCATTTCATTGATGACCCATCCGAGCCCTATTGGTTACTTCGAATGCCAATGACAAAAGCAGCAGTTAAAGCTATGGACACAATAACTGATTTTGTCAACAAAACACGTGGCCAAGAAGTCAGTAAATTCTGCGTAGGAGGGGCATCTAAA aGAGGATGGACCACTTGGACAACTGGGGCTGTTGATAGCAAAAGGGTGACTTGTATAACTCCAATCGTACTTGACGTTCTGAACATGGtggag AATTTACATCATCATTATCGTGCTTATGGAGGTTGGTCATTTGCCCTGGGTGATTATTTCTTTGCAAACGTGACAGCAGATCTCGATAACCCGAATACCCagaagatggcggacattgttGATCCATATT cATACAGAGATCGTTTGACCATGCCTAAAATGGTCATAAGTATGGGAGGAGATGAATTCTTTCTTCCTGATGATTCTCATTATTATTTGAAAGACATGGAAGGTCCAACATACGTAAACATGGTTCCCAATGACGAACACGAATTTCACGGTCACGATCTACAAGTTTTCAACAACATAAGATCATTTTACGTTTCTGTTATGGGT GGTTATAAAATTCCGAAAGTAGCTTGGACGCTACAAACTACACCTACGGGTGGTGGATCTATTGATGTGACCACCGACACAAAACCGGTTCGAGTTTCTGCATGGACGGCGACTACTTTGTCTCAAGATAG ACGCGATTTTCGTCTCAATATACTTGATCCAAAGGATAGTTTGAACGGACCAATACCTCAAAATGTGATGTGGATTGGAAGTGATGTCACCACAATAAGTGAAACACATTTTTCACACAGTGTGGATAAGCCTGAGAAAGGATGGACAGCTTTCTTTATTCAG TTGGGATTTCTAGGACCAAATGGAACCATTTTCGAGTGCACAACAGAGACAAATATAGCACCGAATACATTCCCATTTGAAGATTGTCATGGGGTCGGCTGTACTGGGTTTCTTTTATAA